Proteins co-encoded in one Deferrivibrio essentukiensis genomic window:
- a CDS encoding NFACT family protein — translation MVHKKLLLSLLIVLSLFLFNGCDTYKKYKSAKEKIDYLEAQLAEKEAEISNLYSRIYQLEEENRKLNELLKHHEKNIKKMFD, via the coding sequence ATGGTTCATAAAAAGTTATTATTGTCTCTATTAATTGTTTTATCACTTTTTTTGTTCAATGGTTGTGATACTTACAAAAAATATAAATCGGCTAAAGAAAAAATCGATTATTTAGAAGCTCAATTAGCTGAGAAAGAAGCGGAAATTTCTAATTTGTACTCCAGGATATATCAACTAGAAGAGGAAAATAGAAAACTCAATGAATTATTAAAACATCATGAAAAAAATATAAAGAAAATGTTTGATTAA